In one window of Chryseobacterium phocaeense DNA:
- the ubiE gene encoding bifunctional demethylmenaquinone methyltransferase/2-methoxy-6-polyprenyl-1,4-benzoquinol methylase UbiE has translation MTKDITKVTPYNSEATKKSQVEDMFDNIAPKYDLLNHVLSMKIDVLWRNTLVKMMKKDQPQEVLDVATGTGDLAITIEKGTGAKVIGLDLSQQMLNVGVIKIKKLKLDGKISMQKGDAENLPFEDNRFDAVSVAFGVRNFENLTKGLAELRRVVKDNKSVYILEFSKVEGFLGPFYMFYFKNILPAIGRLVSKDNRAYTYLPDSVNAFPFGEKMKQILLDTGFKKVEYKKLSLGIATIYKATK, from the coding sequence TTGACAAAAGATATTACCAAAGTTACTCCCTATAATTCCGAGGCGACTAAAAAAAGCCAGGTAGAGGATATGTTCGACAATATTGCACCGAAGTATGACCTTCTGAATCATGTTTTATCCATGAAAATTGATGTGTTATGGAGAAATACGCTGGTGAAAATGATGAAAAAAGACCAGCCCCAGGAAGTGCTGGATGTGGCTACAGGAACGGGAGATTTAGCAATTACTATTGAAAAAGGAACCGGTGCGAAAGTAATTGGTTTAGATTTATCACAACAAATGCTGAATGTTGGCGTTATTAAAATAAAAAAACTTAAATTAGACGGCAAAATTTCCATGCAAAAAGGAGATGCAGAAAATTTACCTTTCGAGGACAATAGATTCGATGCTGTTTCCGTTGCATTTGGAGTAAGGAATTTTGAAAACCTTACCAAAGGTTTGGCAGAATTAAGAAGAGTAGTTAAAGATAACAAGAGTGTTTATATACTGGAGTTTTCAAAGGTTGAGGGGTTCTTAGGTCCATTTTATATGTTTTATTTCAAAAACATATTACCTGCTATAGGCAGACTGGTTTCCAAAGATAATAGGGCGTATACATACCTTCCGGATTCTGTAAATGCTTTTCCTTTCGGGGAGAAGATGAAACAAATTCTTTTAGATACAGGATTTAAGAAAGTAGAATATAAAAAGCTAAGTTTAGGTATAGCCACAATTTATAAAGCAACAAAGTAA
- the porT gene encoding type IX secretion/gliding motility protein PorT/SprT → MNKFLLRALVLASVNIAVFADAQFRTRNRMDKLEDFDEQKFSWGFYLNGNRLDYRIVLHPRYGSEGNQNLVKSKESYSFGAGLIAKWRLNDYLDLRLEPGLQFAQRQLTFNTQSNDQYAAGTLTNPPFTPISLNEKDKVRDIKSTLVDVPVLLELHGNRWYNSRPYIAAGVNYVVNLQSNSDSEDDNMQQVFRSTTHNFAWSAEMGIQFYFNKFKLTPAIRGTFFMNNEKVADNANTPPYWATAMSTLQTRAVMFVLKFE, encoded by the coding sequence ATGAATAAATTTCTATTAAGAGCACTGGTTTTAGCCTCAGTCAATATTGCAGTTTTTGCAGATGCACAATTTAGAACCCGAAACAGAATGGATAAGTTGGAAGACTTTGACGAACAGAAATTCAGCTGGGGTTTTTATTTAAACGGCAACAGGCTGGACTACCGTATCGTCCTTCATCCAAGATACGGTTCGGAGGGTAATCAGAATCTTGTTAAATCTAAAGAAAGCTACAGCTTCGGGGCCGGTTTGATCGCCAAATGGAGACTGAATGACTATCTGGATTTAAGATTGGAACCAGGCTTGCAATTTGCTCAAAGGCAGTTGACTTTCAACACTCAGTCCAATGACCAGTATGCTGCTGGAACATTGACGAATCCTCCTTTTACTCCGATCTCTTTAAATGAGAAAGACAAAGTAAGAGATATCAAATCCACATTGGTAGATGTTCCGGTACTATTGGAACTTCATGGTAATAGATGGTACAATTCCAGACCGTATATCGCGGCTGGGGTGAACTATGTGGTCAACCTTCAATCCAACTCAGATTCTGAGGATGATAACATGCAGCAGGTTTTCAGATCCACGACGCATAACTTTGCATGGTCGGCTGAAATGGGAATCCAGTTTTATTTCAATAAATTCAAACTTACTCCGGCCATCAGAGGAACATTCTTCATGAATAATGAGAAAGTAGCGGATAATGCAAACACGCCTCCATACTGGGCAACGGCAATGTCTACACTTCAAACCAGAGCTGTGATGTTTGTTCTGAAATTTGAGTAA